The following coding sequences lie in one Thermosulfuriphilus ammonigenes genomic window:
- the trkA gene encoding Trk system potassium transporter TrkA translates to MRIVIVGAGQVGFHLSRHLSLEGHDVVVIDRDPERIRRIERELNVLPLLGSGASAKILEEAGIDRADLFIAVTNSDEVNLISCLISKEYGVKRLVARVRNEEYLSPGSPLNEEKLGIDLLINPDRVMAEEIVQISQVSEAFEVVEFVRGRVALLGYQVKEDNPVCGLSLAELKGLRGIYDFVVVAIVRDGQTIIPRGQDVIRPEDKIYVVVRKSDIAAIEYLLNFTSRAPKLVFIIGGGRVGFLVARQMEAKHIDVRLVETNRERCEELSERLSQSIILNFDGLDAQELIEEGIDQADLVIAVTDSDTTNILASLLAKHHGARKCITRIDRPDFIPLLGKLGIDIALSPRLVVASQILRFVRRGAILSVATLLGSEAEVVEIVVPPSKRFQQGVALKDLPFPSGAIVGAVTRGSEVIIPSGETILKPGDDLVIFSLREAVSGIEKIFAPE, encoded by the coding sequence ATGCGAATTGTCATTGTTGGTGCCGGCCAGGTGGGTTTTCATCTCAGCCGGCACCTTTCCTTAGAAGGCCATGACGTAGTGGTTATTGACCGCGATCCGGAACGTATCCGCCGGATCGAGCGAGAACTAAACGTCCTTCCCCTTCTGGGATCTGGGGCTTCGGCCAAAATACTGGAAGAGGCAGGCATAGATAGGGCGGATCTTTTTATCGCCGTCACCAATAGCGATGAGGTTAATCTCATATCCTGTCTCATCTCTAAGGAGTACGGGGTTAAAAGATTGGTAGCTCGGGTCCGCAATGAGGAATATCTCTCTCCGGGATCCCCCCTTAACGAAGAAAAACTCGGGATAGACCTCCTCATTAATCCCGACCGGGTGATGGCCGAGGAGATTGTCCAAATATCCCAGGTCTCTGAGGCCTTTGAGGTGGTGGAGTTCGTCAGGGGGCGGGTGGCCCTGTTGGGCTACCAGGTCAAGGAAGACAACCCCGTCTGCGGTCTCAGCCTGGCCGAACTTAAGGGTCTGCGGGGAATATACGACTTTGTTGTGGTGGCTATTGTCCGCGATGGGCAGACCATTATTCCCCGAGGTCAGGATGTTATTCGTCCTGAAGATAAGATCTACGTAGTGGTTAGAAAAAGCGACATCGCAGCCATTGAATATCTTCTTAACTTCACCAGTCGGGCCCCCAAATTGGTCTTCATCATTGGTGGTGGCCGGGTAGGGTTCCTGGTGGCCCGACAAATGGAGGCTAAACATATTGATGTCCGCCTGGTGGAGACCAATCGGGAACGCTGTGAAGAGCTTTCTGAGAGGCTAAGCCAGAGTATCATTCTAAATTTTGACGGTCTTGACGCCCAGGAACTTATCGAGGAGGGGATTGATCAGGCCGATCTGGTCATCGCCGTCACCGACTCCGATACCACCAATATCCTGGCCAGCCTGCTGGCCAAGCACCATGGGGCCAGAAAATGTATTACCCGGATCGATCGACCAGATTTCATTCCCCTTCTGGGTAAGCTGGGTATAGACATAGCCCTGTCTCCCCGACTGGTGGTCGCCAGCCAAATCCTGCGTTTTGTTCGTCGGGGAGCTATTCTTTCCGTGGCTACCCTTCTGGGTTCTGAGGCCGAAGTGGTAGAGATTGTCGTTCCCCCCAGCAAACGTTTTCAGCAGGGGGTGGCCCTTAAAGACCTACCCTTCCCCTCAGGGGCCATTGTGGGCGCTGTAACCAGGGGAAGCGAGGTCATTATCCCTTCTGGAGAAACTATCCTTAAGCCCGGTGACGATTTGGTAATTTTCTCCTTGCGGGAGGCCGTCTCCGGAATCGAGAAGATCTTTGCTCCCGAATAG
- a CDS encoding TrkH family potassium uptake protein has protein sequence MKPGAVSYVLGWFFIFFSGALLLPGAIAIGFREYSSLWVFGTSAAISSLTGALLVRYLGEKEDLGHRDGFAIVVFGWLGASLLGALPYVFSGTMGFIDAFFESVSGFTTTGSTVLSSIEPLPKSLLFWRSLTQWLGGMGIIILSLAILPVLGVGGMQLYQAEMPGPTKDRLAPRIQDTARILWGVYIFFTLLETLLLVGGGLSVYEALCHSFTTMATGGFSTRTASVAAFNSAYVDYVITFFMFVAGINFTLHYRFLTGRLNAFWRSEEFRFYLWVGLGATVICTVFTIIYGIYDDPLTAVRFGAFQVWSIMTTTGFGTADFDLWPPVCKLLLLSLMFLGGCAGSTGGGIKQIRLVVFLKFMRVQLQRLIHPRAVGTIKIDNHRVDHEVLQGVLGFLALYMTVFVVASLIVTAQGVDLITGTSAVIATLNNIGPGLAKVGPTQHFAHLPALSKVVLSFCMLAGRLELYTMAVLLSPAYWQGMRFSRRQRQES, from the coding sequence ATGAAGCCAGGGGCTGTAAGCTACGTTCTGGGGTGGTTCTTTATCTTCTTCTCTGGGGCCCTTTTGTTGCCTGGGGCAATAGCCATCGGTTTCAGAGAGTATTCCTCTCTGTGGGTCTTTGGGACCTCAGCCGCCATCTCTAGTCTTACCGGGGCCTTACTTGTCCGCTATCTGGGAGAAAAAGAAGATCTTGGACATCGAGATGGATTCGCCATTGTGGTCTTTGGCTGGCTGGGAGCCAGTCTCTTGGGAGCTTTACCGTATGTCTTCTCCGGCACAATGGGCTTTATTGACGCCTTTTTTGAGTCGGTCTCCGGGTTTACAACCACGGGCTCTACCGTACTCTCCAGCATTGAACCCCTGCCCAAAAGCCTTCTCTTCTGGCGTTCTCTTACCCAGTGGCTGGGAGGAATGGGGATCATTATTCTTTCTTTGGCTATCTTGCCTGTTCTTGGTGTCGGAGGGATGCAACTCTACCAGGCCGAAATGCCCGGCCCCACCAAGGATCGGCTTGCCCCCAGAATCCAAGACACGGCCCGCATTCTCTGGGGAGTCTATATTTTCTTCACCCTCCTTGAGACCCTCCTTCTTGTAGGCGGGGGGCTTTCAGTTTATGAGGCCCTCTGTCATTCCTTTACCACCATGGCCACCGGAGGGTTTTCCACCCGAACGGCCTCTGTGGCCGCCTTTAACAGCGCCTATGTGGACTATGTCATCACCTTCTTTATGTTCGTGGCCGGTATCAATTTTACCCTCCACTACCGCTTTCTCACCGGCCGTTTGAACGCCTTCTGGAGGAGTGAAGAATTTCGATTTTATCTTTGGGTCGGGTTGGGAGCCACCGTTATCTGTACGGTCTTCACCATCATTTACGGTATCTATGACGACCCTCTAACCGCTGTCCGATTTGGAGCCTTTCAGGTCTGGTCAATCATGACTACCACTGGTTTTGGCACTGCGGATTTTGATCTCTGGCCCCCGGTCTGCAAACTGCTTTTGCTCTCTCTCATGTTCCTTGGGGGCTGCGCTGGCTCCACTGGCGGAGGTATCAAACAGATCCGCCTGGTGGTTTTTCTCAAGTTTATGAGGGTCCAGCTCCAGCGCCTCATCCATCCCCGGGCCGTGGGGACCATTAAGATAGACAACCACCGGGTGGACCATGAGGTTCTTCAAGGAGTACTGGGATTTCTGGCTCTTTATATGACCGTCTTTGTCGTAGCCAGCCTCATTGTCACTGCTCAGGGAGTGGACCTCATAACCGGCACCTCAGCAGTGATCGCCACCCTAAACAACATTGGCCCCGGACTGGCCAAAGTTGGCCCTACCCAACACTTTGCCCATCTTCCGGCCCTCTCCAAGGTGGTTTTATCCTTCTGTATGTTGGCTGGGAGGCTGGAGCTTTATACTATGGCGGTGCTCCTAAGCCCTGCTTACTGGCAAGGAATGAGATTCTCAAGACGTCAGAGGCAGGAATCATAG
- a CDS encoding (Fe-S)-binding protein: MSWRLLKTGPCQADPKLLRAEVALDRAYTRLLPLLNAVIPGALYDPDIPSLVFNFEGALVSILPEEIKLAQVKDEETLSRAMEYLLRTIAYVESQRDKITPRETRGYEVSTVEIIRLLPGPIKGRYCRACGYPSCMAFAAKLSQRAERLSRCRPLFEEETFDERCRNLTALLKEAGYDSCL, encoded by the coding sequence TTGAGCTGGCGGCTCCTTAAGACCGGTCCATGCCAGGCTGATCCTAAACTCCTCCGCGCTGAGGTGGCCTTAGATAGGGCCTACACCAGACTCCTTCCCCTTCTTAATGCTGTTATCCCCGGCGCCCTCTATGACCCAGATATTCCTTCCCTGGTCTTTAACTTCGAGGGGGCCCTGGTGAGTATTCTTCCCGAGGAGATTAAGCTGGCCCAGGTAAAAGACGAAGAGACCCTCTCTCGGGCCATGGAATATCTTTTGCGCACAATCGCTTATGTGGAATCCCAGCGGGATAAAATTACTCCCCGGGAGACTAGGGGGTATGAAGTCTCTACGGTAGAGATTATTCGCTTGCTCCCCGGGCCCATAAAGGGGCGCTACTGTCGGGCCTGTGGTTATCCCAGCTGTATGGCCTTTGCCGCCAAACTGAGCCAACGGGCCGAGAGACTCTCCCGTTGTCGGCCTCTCTTTGAAGAGGAGACCTTTGACGAAAGATGTCGCAACCTTACAGCTCTTCTTAAGGAGGCCGGCTATGATTCCTGCCTCTGA
- the cbiD gene encoding cobalt-precorrin-5B (C(1))-methyltransferase CbiD, whose translation MKKRLRSGYTTGACAAAAAKAAALYLLRREYPREVEIPFPDGIRRRLPVNRIWQEGETTWAGVIKDAGDDPDVTNGAEILVGLKPLPNGKGIDFQAGEGVGTVTKPGLPIPPGEPAINPGPRKMIQEALSEVAENNLAFKVIISVPKGRELARYTLNARLGIVGGISILGTTGIVKPVSAEAWCATIATAMNVAQALGIREIVLATGRTSENAVGKILQLPEEAFIHMGDYLAFSLKEAGRRRFNTIHLTTQWAKLVKAALGFDQTHVRHGIAGPKEVERLLKELLPHKKISFPEANTARETFEIICQREDAQEIFKVVVEQAGWRLKTLLRREQRLCYHLISYAQEVILSRCF comes from the coding sequence GTGAAAAAGCGACTTCGTTCTGGTTATACTACCGGTGCCTGTGCCGCCGCCGCCGCCAAGGCGGCTGCCCTTTACCTTCTTCGGAGAGAATATCCCCGGGAAGTAGAGATACCATTTCCAGATGGAATAAGGCGCCGATTGCCTGTAAACCGAATCTGGCAAGAGGGAGAAACTACCTGGGCCGGGGTCATCAAAGATGCCGGAGATGACCCAGATGTGACCAATGGAGCCGAAATATTGGTGGGACTTAAGCCATTGCCAAACGGCAAAGGCATAGACTTTCAGGCCGGAGAAGGAGTAGGAACGGTCACCAAGCCGGGGCTCCCTATCCCCCCGGGAGAGCCGGCCATAAACCCGGGCCCCAGAAAGATGATCCAGGAGGCTCTATCCGAAGTGGCCGAAAATAACCTGGCCTTTAAAGTAATAATCTCAGTCCCTAAAGGACGAGAGCTGGCCCGTTATACCCTTAATGCCCGTCTGGGAATAGTCGGAGGAATATCTATTCTTGGGACCACAGGTATTGTTAAACCCGTCTCTGCTGAGGCCTGGTGTGCTACCATAGCCACAGCCATGAATGTAGCCCAGGCCCTGGGAATCAGAGAAATAGTTCTGGCTACTGGCCGAACCTCAGAAAATGCCGTAGGTAAAATCCTACAGCTCCCAGAAGAGGCCTTCATCCACATGGGGGATTATCTGGCCTTCTCTTTAAAAGAGGCAGGCAGACGCCGCTTCAACACCATTCACCTGACCACCCAGTGGGCCAAACTGGTCAAGGCCGCCCTGGGTTTTGATCAAACCCACGTCCGCCATGGAATCGCCGGCCCCAAAGAGGTGGAAAGACTGCTCAAGGAGCTTCTTCCCCATAAAAAAATCTCATTTCCTGAGGCAAATACCGCCCGGGAAACCTTTGAAATTATCTGCCAACGTGAAGACGCCCAAGAAATATTCAAAGTGGTCGTTGAGCAGGCCGGCTGGCGACTCAAAACTCTCCTTAGAAGAGAACAAAGGCTCTGCTATCATCTTATTTCTTACGCCCAAGAGGTGATTCTCTCCCGATGTTTTTAG
- a CDS encoding adenylate kinase family protein encodes MTRRLESLLILGPTGAGKSPLGSLLSRRGLAGRACHHFDFGHELRQVANGAPGFSEAERAFVREVLFQGRLLEDKDWPLAARIFEAFLVRVQPRPADLLVLNGLPRHIGQAQAMEDLIEVKFICLLEANLEVVCRRLESNVGGDREGRDDDTQSLIFQKYKTYLARTHPLLDYYRERAKILKIPVGADTRPEETYRALLKLLAREGVLELAAP; translated from the coding sequence TTGACTAGACGCCTTGAGTCCCTACTTATTTTGGGACCCACCGGGGCCGGTAAAAGCCCCCTCGGGAGTCTTTTGTCCCGGAGGGGATTAGCCGGTCGGGCCTGTCACCACTTTGACTTCGGCCATGAGCTACGCCAGGTGGCTAATGGAGCCCCTGGTTTTTCGGAGGCCGAGCGGGCCTTTGTTCGTGAGGTCCTATTTCAGGGCCGGCTCCTTGAAGACAAGGATTGGCCCCTGGCCGCCCGTATTTTTGAGGCCTTCTTGGTCCGGGTTCAGCCCCGTCCTGCTGACCTTCTTGTCTTAAACGGTCTTCCGCGTCATATTGGTCAGGCCCAGGCCATGGAGGATCTGATTGAGGTGAAGTTCATCTGTCTCCTTGAGGCCAATCTTGAAGTTGTCTGTCGGCGGTTGGAGAGTAACGTCGGGGGCGACCGTGAGGGACGCGATGATGATACGCAGTCTCTCATCTTTCAGAAATACAAGACCTATTTGGCCCGTACCCATCCCTTGCTGGATTACTATCGAGAGCGGGCCAAGATTCTAAAAATACCTGTCGGGGCAGATACCCGACCAGAGGAGACTTACCGGGCGTTGCTAAAGCTTTTGGCCAGGGAGGGGGTTCTTGAGCTGGCGGCTCCTTAA
- a CDS encoding sigma-54-dependent transcriptional regulator — translation MRVLVLSPEANFREFVCQLLEGWGLEAFSGTKEWKRPDLMVTLEARSQDLRFLDSLFEGQGRVPIINISRRPRGHHWEFKNIHPVNLRRPFFPHQLLLSIERLLKAKLSVGPDRRLLALVGRSPAMMSIKKFLPAAAKAELPIFIEGAPGTGKTLLARFLHAYSDRADGPFVIFDPRNLPPTLQATALLGAVRGGFKGQRRALPARLKMAQGGTLLIKNIEYLCPDLQKALLRVLESGKFTPLGSRASEMADIRLITTSIWDREAIISSGRVFPQLFFRLESLHFYLPPLQERLQDIGPLIEYFLEIYAAFYGFSYQAMGGRAERALREHRFSDNVRGLEEAVKVFLLEGEEGLSRMIPEISRMPEIRIRPLSQIEDELLSAMPTVAATKALNQ, via the coding sequence ATGCGGGTCTTGGTTCTTTCTCCAGAGGCAAATTTTCGGGAGTTTGTCTGTCAGCTCCTGGAGGGCTGGGGCCTTGAGGCCTTCTCTGGGACCAAAGAATGGAAAAGACCGGATCTTATGGTCACCCTTGAGGCCCGTAGTCAAGATCTACGTTTCCTGGATTCCCTGTTTGAAGGGCAAGGTCGGGTACCCATCATCAATATTTCCCGGCGTCCCCGGGGCCACCACTGGGAATTTAAAAACATCCATCCTGTAAACCTCAGACGCCCCTTTTTCCCGCACCAGCTTCTCTTAAGCATAGAGCGCCTTCTTAAGGCTAAATTAAGTGTAGGTCCAGACCGACGTCTTCTGGCCCTGGTAGGGCGCAGTCCGGCGATGATGAGCATCAAGAAGTTCTTACCCGCCGCGGCCAAGGCCGAACTGCCCATTTTTATTGAGGGGGCACCAGGCACCGGAAAGACCCTTCTGGCCCGGTTTCTTCATGCCTATTCGGATCGGGCCGATGGCCCCTTTGTGATCTTTGATCCCCGCAATCTTCCCCCTACACTTCAGGCAACAGCCCTTCTGGGGGCCGTAAGAGGAGGCTTTAAAGGACAGCGTCGGGCCTTACCAGCCCGGCTGAAAATGGCTCAGGGAGGAACCCTTCTTATTAAGAATATTGAGTATCTCTGCCCCGACCTGCAAAAGGCCCTTCTAAGGGTCCTTGAATCCGGTAAATTCACCCCCCTTGGCTCTCGGGCCTCAGAGATGGCTGATATTCGCCTGATCACCACCAGTATCTGGGATCGTGAGGCCATTATCAGCTCCGGCCGCGTCTTTCCCCAGTTGTTCTTCCGTCTGGAAAGCCTCCATTTTTATCTTCCTCCTCTTCAGGAACGTTTGCAGGATATTGGCCCCCTTATAGAATATTTTCTGGAGATTTATGCAGCCTTCTACGGATTCTCTTATCAGGCAATGGGAGGGCGAGCCGAGAGGGCCCTGCGTGAACATCGCTTCTCGGACAATGTCAGGGGGTTAGAGGAGGCGGTGAAGGTCTTCCTGTTGGAAGGTGAGGAAGGCCTCTCCCGAATGATTCCAGAAATATCCAGGATGCCTGAGATCCGGATTCGTCCTCTCAGCCAGATCGAAGACGAGCTCCTATCGGCTATGCCTACCGTGGCCGCCACCAAGGCCCTTAATCAATGA
- a CDS encoding glycogen synthase, translating to MAKIENIWMLTREYAGLAGAGGLKDVAKELSEALVRAGHRVTVMMPRYGFVDYEALGFKDMGVSFEVDMNYAHEERREQVELLSREINGVRIILIEADRYREKLGVYTYTEEEEAAEGWKKKGAGHFDYFAMNILLQKTAAEALITFDEKPEIIHCHDGHTACFPALVRELEGFRQYFRATGTVITVHNAGIGYHQDVADLPFAKAITALPWRVINENLLNGSFDPFLAGARYGIINTVSEEYARELQETDLDALTSWLGHALKDRGIKLEGITNGINPDDYDPRHPERLGLPAAFDPLSGDLEGKKICRQRLIEELSGGQSGRARCHGKIKDRPGAPLITAISRLTEQKGIDILAEALKGLLAEDQDFLVVILGTGTREIEDQLISLAENPEYQERMAVLIGYDPKLANKIYAAGDFFVIPSKYEPCGLTDYMASLMGNLPIVRHTGGLVKVLDGVTGFAYKEHSPAALSQTIRRAFRTFRQEPEKIKKMQQQAVKHILENYTWDKVVHRYLELYQRARAMAPGVRG from the coding sequence ATGGCCAAGATCGAGAATATCTGGATGCTAACCAGAGAATATGCCGGTCTGGCTGGAGCCGGTGGTCTCAAGGATGTTGCTAAAGAGCTTTCTGAGGCCTTGGTTCGGGCTGGACACCGGGTCACAGTAATGATGCCTCGCTACGGTTTCGTGGACTACGAGGCCCTCGGATTCAAGGACATGGGGGTCTCTTTTGAGGTGGACATGAACTACGCCCACGAAGAGCGCCGCGAACAGGTGGAGCTTCTTAGCAGAGAGATAAACGGAGTCCGGATCATCCTCATTGAGGCCGACCGATACCGGGAGAAACTGGGAGTTTACACCTACACCGAAGAAGAGGAGGCCGCCGAGGGCTGGAAGAAGAAGGGAGCCGGACACTTTGACTACTTTGCAATGAACATCCTGCTCCAGAAGACAGCCGCTGAGGCCCTGATAACCTTTGATGAAAAACCAGAAATTATCCACTGCCACGATGGCCACACCGCCTGCTTTCCGGCCCTTGTCCGGGAGCTTGAGGGCTTCAGGCAATACTTTCGAGCCACAGGCACGGTAATCACTGTGCACAATGCCGGCATTGGCTACCACCAAGACGTAGCCGATCTGCCTTTTGCTAAGGCCATCACCGCCCTTCCTTGGAGAGTAATTAACGAAAACCTCTTAAACGGCTCCTTTGATCCCTTTTTGGCCGGAGCCCGTTACGGAATAATCAATACTGTCTCCGAGGAATATGCCCGAGAACTCCAGGAGACTGACCTTGACGCCCTAACTAGCTGGCTGGGGCACGCCTTAAAAGACCGGGGAATTAAGCTCGAGGGGATCACCAATGGGATCAATCCAGACGACTACGATCCCCGCCATCCAGAGCGTCTGGGGCTTCCGGCCGCCTTTGACCCTTTAAGCGGCGACCTGGAAGGCAAGAAAATCTGCCGCCAGCGGCTCATTGAGGAGCTCTCCGGAGGCCAGAGCGGTCGGGCCAGATGTCACGGAAAAATCAAAGATCGTCCGGGAGCTCCACTTATCACGGCCATAAGTCGCCTGACCGAACAAAAGGGTATAGATATCCTGGCCGAGGCCCTTAAGGGGCTTCTGGCTGAAGATCAGGACTTTCTAGTCGTCATTCTGGGTACGGGAACAAGGGAGATAGAAGACCAGCTTATATCTTTGGCCGAAAATCCAGAATATCAAGAACGCATGGCCGTTCTCATCGGTTATGATCCTAAGTTGGCCAATAAAATCTACGCTGCCGGTGATTTTTTTGTAATTCCTTCAAAATATGAACCATGTGGCCTTACTGATTATATGGCCAGCCTTATGGGAAACTTGCCCATCGTCCGGCACACTGGCGGATTGGTTAAAGTACTCGACGGAGTAACTGGTTTCGCTTATAAAGAACACTCACCGGCGGCCTTAAGCCAAACTATACGGCGGGCATTTAGAACCTTTCGCCAAGAGCCAGAGAAGATAAAAAAGATGCAACAGCAGGCCGTAAAGCACATCCTGGAGAACTACACCTGGGATAAGGTCGTCCATCGGTACCTGGAACTCTATCAGCGGGCCCGGGCCATGGCTCCAGGGGTCAGAGGATAA
- the ftsY gene encoding signal recognition particle-docking protein FtsY, which translates to MFKWFKRLGKEEGAAEVNSSPKEIEASSPVNLLGRLKERLSKTREGLVRRMDSLFLGRKEIDEDLLEELEEILITADLGVSTTEEILEDIRQQVSRKELSQPEALKGFIKERIKEILLKEAPPFPGQTKPHVVLVVGVNGVGKTTTIAKLAHYLKSQGLKVLLVAADTFRAAAIEQLETWGERLDLPVIRHQPGADPSAVAYDGIEAAMKRGVDVVLIDTAGRLHTKVNLMEELKKIKRVIGKRLPGAPHDIWLVLDATVGQNAINQTKLFHEALEVTGIVLTKLDGTAKGGVIVGICHDFGLPIRFIGVGEKMDDLQPFDPQAFVEALFD; encoded by the coding sequence ATGTTCAAGTGGTTCAAACGACTGGGCAAAGAGGAGGGAGCTGCTGAGGTTAACTCTTCTCCCAAGGAGATTGAGGCTTCTAGTCCGGTGAACCTGCTGGGCCGCCTAAAAGAGCGCCTGAGCAAAACTCGAGAGGGCCTTGTCCGCCGGATGGACAGTCTCTTTTTGGGGCGCAAAGAGATAGACGAGGATCTCCTTGAAGAATTGGAGGAGATCCTCATTACGGCTGATCTCGGCGTCTCCACTACTGAAGAAATCCTGGAGGATATCCGCCAACAGGTATCCCGGAAGGAACTTTCTCAGCCTGAGGCCCTCAAGGGGTTTATAAAAGAGCGAATAAAAGAGATCCTGCTTAAAGAGGCGCCTCCTTTTCCCGGTCAAACCAAACCCCATGTGGTTTTGGTAGTGGGGGTCAATGGGGTGGGAAAGACCACCACCATTGCTAAGTTAGCCCATTATCTTAAATCCCAAGGGCTGAAAGTCCTTCTGGTGGCCGCTGATACTTTCCGGGCTGCCGCCATCGAACAACTTGAGACCTGGGGAGAGCGTCTGGATCTGCCGGTGATCCGCCATCAGCCAGGGGCTGATCCTTCAGCAGTAGCCTACGATGGCATTGAGGCCGCTATGAAGAGAGGGGTCGATGTGGTTCTTATTGATACGGCGGGCCGTCTTCATACCAAGGTTAATCTCATGGAAGAGCTCAAGAAGATCAAACGGGTCATTGGTAAACGCCTTCCGGGGGCCCCTCATGATATCTGGCTGGTCCTGGACGCCACCGTGGGGCAGAACGCCATAAATCAGACAAAACTCTTCCATGAGGCCCTGGAGGTCACGGGTATCGTCCTGACCAAACTTGACGGTACGGCAAAGGGGGGAGTCATCGTCGGTATTTGCCATGATTTCGGTCTGCCAATCCGTTTTATTGGGGTAGGGGAAAAGATGGACGATCTTCAGCCTTTTGATCCTCAAGCCTTTGTGGAGGCCCTCTTTGACTAG
- a CDS encoding branched-chain amino acid aminotransferase: MEINLELVPKERRKPKPDPKTLGFGRYFTDHMFIMDYDRDRGWHNPRICPYQPLVLDPAAIVLHYAQTIFEGLKAYLGVDGRVRLFRPKDNMARMNRSARRMVMPEINETFALEALIELVRLEREWIPSERGASLYIRPTMIGTQATLGVKPSCSYYYYVILSPVGAYYAEGFNPVKIYVTDRYVRAVPGGVGDVKTGGNYAASLMASEEAKAKGFTQVLWLDAKERRFVEEVGTMNIFFYFEDELVTPELTGSILPGITRDSVIKLARDWGIPVAERRISIEEVIEGIATGRLKECFGTGTAAVISPVGLLRYQDQEYVINGGQTGPLAQRLFNELTAYQYGEKEDPYGWIKIID; this comes from the coding sequence ATGGAAATCAACCTGGAGCTGGTCCCCAAAGAAAGGCGCAAACCCAAACCGGATCCCAAGACTTTAGGCTTTGGTCGTTACTTTACGGACCACATGTTTATCATGGATTATGACCGCGACCGGGGATGGCATAATCCCCGGATATGTCCGTACCAGCCCCTGGTACTCGACCCTGCGGCTATTGTCCTTCACTATGCCCAGACCATCTTTGAGGGGCTTAAGGCCTATTTAGGTGTTGATGGCCGGGTAAGACTTTTTCGCCCCAAGGACAATATGGCTCGTATGAATCGCTCGGCCCGGCGGATGGTCATGCCGGAGATAAATGAAACCTTTGCTCTTGAGGCCCTTATCGAGCTTGTTCGCCTTGAAAGAGAGTGGATCCCCTCCGAACGGGGGGCTTCGCTTTATATCCGCCCCACCATGATTGGCACCCAGGCCACCCTGGGGGTCAAACCCAGCTGTAGTTATTACTATTACGTTATCCTTTCTCCAGTAGGGGCCTACTATGCCGAGGGATTCAATCCGGTAAAAATATACGTTACGGATCGCTATGTCCGGGCCGTACCCGGAGGAGTAGGAGATGTCAAAACAGGAGGCAACTACGCCGCCAGCCTTATGGCCTCTGAGGAGGCTAAGGCCAAAGGTTTTACTCAGGTCCTCTGGTTAGACGCTAAAGAACGTCGTTTTGTTGAAGAAGTGGGGACTATGAACATCTTCTTTTATTTTGAAGATGAGCTGGTAACCCCGGAGCTCACCGGCAGTATCCTGCCGGGAATTACCAGAGATTCGGTAATTAAGCTAGCCAGAGACTGGGGAATCCCGGTTGCCGAAAGGCGTATCAGCATAGAGGAAGTCATTGAAGGTATTGCTACCGGTCGCCTCAAGGAGTGTTTCGGTACCGGTACGGCGGCCGTTATCTCCCCCGTTGGCCTCCTCCGCTATCAGGACCAGGAGTATGTCATAAACGGCGGTCAGACAGGGCCGCTCGCCCAGAGGCTATTTAATGAACTTACTGCCTACCAGTACGGCGAAAAAGAAGACCCCTATGGCTGGATAAAGATCATTGATTAA